ATTTCTGAGGGGAGACCTACTTCATTGTAAAGTAACTAAATCCGtcaatttttccaaatgaTGTTTCTGCGGACTTTTCTCGGTGGggtatttttcttcaaaaattcgTAATAAAAATTTGTGGTTTTTTTCACCAACTGACCTGCAGAACTGGGAAAACGGTAAGTAACAAAGGATGTTAAGTTATTCACAACTGAATAAGTCTGTTTCCCTGATATcttcatttatatatttgttgtaAAATAAAAGGTGCTCTGTTTTTCAATAAGCACTGCTGCTTTGATAGAGTTCTACCAACGCAACACAACAGCTAAACAATCCAATATAAGAGATATCTTTCGAGGAATCTGTGTTTTATTATACTAGCACCACTATTGGGcccaaaaaaaaatagcaAACGAGCATACTACCAAGTGTACTTTAGTTTTCGCTCATTTCAACTCAATTGTACACGAGGGAAAAAAGTCGAGTGAgaaactaataatattacaatTATACAACAAACGTTTATCCTGAATATAAGGATTCGAACAATATTGGAATTAAAAAGCTGGTCTTAAAATTCCTTactaaatatataagaaaaatatactGTTTTCTCAAAATGTTTGTTTCACCTCCTCCTGCTACCTCAACTGTTCAGATACTACAGATGAAACATTCTAAACGGAACAAATCTGGTTCCAACCTTGAACAGGGATCCCATTATAGAAATGATATAGAAAATAACATTAATAGTAATCATTTGAGTTCTATACCAGAGGAAAATAACTACTATAATAATGCGTCACATAATGGCTCTAGTTCAACGGTAGAGTCCCAAGGATATTTaatacaacaacagcaacagaATCAAATGAACTTAAGCGCTAACAGTAGAAAgaataaaacaaattttGTTAGTGCTCCACCTGAATATGCTGATAGAGCTAGGTTAGAAATTAGAAAGAGATTATTACCTTCTCataataagaaatcaattCCAACTAATAATACCACGAACCACAATAGTGATAACCATCCAAGATCTTCTATATCAACCGGTACAATCAGTAACAATAGTAGTATTCAAGATAATCATAGTCTTGTATCAGATAATGCATCATCGTATCAATCAAGTATATTTTCACACCCCTCTACGGTAGTTACAGAAACAACGAATGATAGTCTTCCGATAATACCTAAATACGTCACAGAAATAACACTGGAGGATGCATTACCCAAAACATTCTATGATATGTATCCTCCTGAAGTATTAATGTCAGATCCCTCAAACCTTTTTTATAATGGTAGACCCAAATTCACAAAGAgagaattattagattgGGATTTGAATGATATAAGATCGTTATTAAtcgttgaaaaattaagacCCGAATGGGGAAATCAATTACCAACTATAATAGCCACAAATGGGATGAATGTCCCACAATTTAGGTTACAATTACTGCCGTTAAGATCGATGGATAAtttcataataaaaacTTTAGTGGAATCAGACCTTTATTTAGAAGCTAACTTAGATTATGAGTTCAAAGTAACTAGTGCAAAGTATACAGTTGCATCCGCTAGGAAAAGACATGAACAAATTACTGGACTAAATGAAccaataatgaatttatctAAACCAGAATggagaaatattattgaaaattatcTATTAAATATTGCTGTGGAAGCTCAATGTagatttgatttcaaaCAAAGATGTTcagaatttaaaaaatggaaattgCAGCAatccaatttgaaaaaaccAGACATGCCACCACCAAGTTTAATACCGCGtggttcatcatcatcagctGGTAAAGGCAATGGTATTAATCCTTCaagtaataatttattaaagaaggCCTTAATGAAGAACATGCAAATGAAGAACCTTGGTAATGgacaagaacaacaacctTCCATTAACAAATCAATGGAACAGCAAAATGTTAAGATATCACTAacaaaggaagaaaagGCAAATATATGGTCACATTGTCAGGCACAAGTGTACCAAAGATTAGGGCTAGATTGGCAACCTGACGGTGTTTTAAGCTAGACGAACGctaatatattatcataataattttatgaTTACATTCGTAGTCATAAAGAACTTTCAAAGTGGTCTATGCCAAATATGCATTCGCTAAAGTACTTACAAAACAGAcaatctaataataataattaatatctATATAAATTAATAGTACGTACTTTTATTCGAACCGAATCATTCAACAAGTATTAcacaaaatattgaatacTAAGATTAAAGCCATAACATGAAGCAATTGGGTTAGAATAGAGCCTCACCATTGTAATCACTTTGCCTTTTTGCTTCCTAATTAATCCTAGAAGAAACTGCAACTATATTTATGTCGAGAGATTGATCTTCCTCCTCATCTAAATTATACATGTTACCCGGTGGGATACCGAGCCGTAgtctatttttttttttttttgtaaaaattgattgaaattTCGCAACTATTCAATAATAGACAAAAATTAAACCAAACTGTGAGATGGCATTTTACTTTACAGATCATCGAATAAGACAACTTTTGCtccaaaaaaatagtatACAGTACTGTTTTGAGttaaaaagataataaatccCTGGGCAATCTATTTTTCGAACCATTATGAGTGAAGCGGCTGATTTACTAGCGTATTTAAAGATTAAGgatgaaaacaaaaatgacAAAAGTGACaaagcaacaacaacagccgacaataagaagaaatagaCAAAGATATACCTAATCCTTTCTTAGGCGGTGAATCCCCTCGTTACTCCTTCCCAAAGAGACCGAGACAAAGAAATCAGATGCTGATGATagtaatttaattaaatcagAATATGAAGTGAAAGTAAAATTAGCTGATTTACAAGCTGATCCCAACTCTCCCTTATATAGTGCTAaatcatttgatgaattggGATTATCACctgaattattgaaaggTATTTATGCAATGAAGTTTCAAAAACCATCTAAGATTCAAGAACGTGCATTACCCCTATTATTGCATAATCCACCACGTAATATGATTGCGCAATCTCAATCAGGTACGGGGAAGACAGGTGCCTTTTCGTTAACTATGTTAAGTCGTGTTGATGTTAACGAACCAAATGTGACTCAGGCTATTTGTTTAGCTCCATCTAGAGAATTGGCTAGACAAACTTTAGAGGTGGTTCAAGAAATGGGTAAATTTACAAAGATTACTTCTCAATTGATTGTCCCAGATTCGTTTGAAAGAGGTCAAAAGGTTACAGCACAGATCCTTGTCGGTACACCTGGTAGTCTGTTGGATTTAATGCGTaagaaattgattgaattaTCTAAGATTAAAATTTTCGTTTTAGATGAGGCCGATAATATGTTGGATAAACAAGGGTTAGGTGATCAATGTATTCGTGTTAAGAAATTCTTACCTAAATCTACTCAATTGGTTCTATTTAGTGCCACATTTGATGATGCAGTAAGGAAATATGCTAGGAGTATTGTTCCTGATGCTGATGTTTTGGAATTGAAGAGAAATGAAGTCAATGTGGATGCTATTAAGCAATTATATATGGATtgtaaagatgaaaatcATAAATACGAAGTTCTTTGTGAATTGTATGGGTTATTAACAATTGGATCCTCTATTATATTTGTTGCTAAGAAACAGACAGCGAACCTATTATACGGTAAATTAAGGAAAGAGGGTCATACTGTATCTATTTTGCATTCTGATTTACAAACTTCTGACAGAGATAgattaattgatgaatttagaGAGGGGAAATCGAAAGTTTTAATTACTACTAATGTGTTAGCACGTGGTATTGATATTCCCACGGTGTCTATGGTAGTTAACTATGATTtaccaacaacaaagacGGGAGAACCAGATCCAGCTACATATATTCATAGAATAGGTAGAACAGGTAGATTTGGTAGAAAGGGGGTTGCCATATCATTTGTTCATGATAAGAAATCATTCTCCATTTTGGCTGCTATACAAAAAATCTATGATGACATGGAAATGACTCGCGTACCAACAGATGACGTGGGATGGAAGTGGAGGAGTATTAAGTTAAAAAAACTACTAAAAGATTAAGGAAGGGAAGAACATacacacatatatatataNNNNNNNNNNNNNNNNNNNNttttaaaaaattaattgtATCGTAACTAGTTTATAGCTTTAATTATTGACACAGGCACAGCCCAAGTATGCACTAGTGTACTTTTACTACCCGTGATGGCCACAACGAGTACACTCGTTAACCATGATAATTTCTCTACATGCGTCTTCGTCTTTTgtatttttgtaaatccCTCGTTGTTGTTTTCGAGGGGTTCCCCATCGAGCCCCTTCAAGGGAAAACgaaaagaatatgaaagaaaatgggTTACTTAATCCCATATATAAGGATGAGGATCTGTGGTAGTGTATTACGTAATTTAGTTATTTACAAGTCATCTTTGAATGATTGAATGAATTGCAAAGGATCCCTTAATAAATAACTACAAATACTTAAATAACTAGGTTTTCATTCGCCACTCTAATTAATAGACGCAGGGACTAGGAATGTTGTTACCGAAGCCACGGATACTTTGTTTGTACCTCAAATATTTCCCGCGTAGTGCGTTCGGTACCTACCTATGATTTTTTAGGATCCCGTCCTTGCTGCCGTAGGTGAAGAAGTAcctaatttattatataattgaaatttatacggaaatagatagatagattTTTACCCCCGGCCGCCCCCCTCCGTTGATGGCGAAAAAATGTATAAAAGTTAGAGAAATTTCCACCAATTATTTAATCTCCCCTTTCTTAGTCTAACTTATCCCTTACCTCATCTCATCTCTACTTATCTCTTGTCTTATCTACttcatttatatatcagttcttctttttttgtcaatcaattcaattcaattcaattcaattcaacTGTATTCTACAATAAAAGGAATATTTTGATTACATAAGATACCAACTTACCAAATAAAACAAACAGACAAACTACACATATATTTAACtaacaaacaaaaatggATTCTGCAAAAATTGTCAACATTATTTTAGGTATGTCCATTCGAACATAAATAAGTCATAATAGAGGTTTGAATAGAGCCAATTGAATCGTTTCTTCCCTCATTTTCTGAAAGTATTTTGTCTCCGTTACGTTTACTAacatgaaatttttttccttcctATCATCAATTTAGCATTATTTTTACCACCTGTATCTGTATTTTTAGCTCGTGGATGGGGTAGTGAATGTATTATCGATATTGTATTAACTATATTGGTTTTCTTTCCAGGTATGCTATATGCTCtatatattgttttatccgattaaacaatataataagcTGTTTAAAGGGGAAAACGactaattttattttttcctttttaatgtaataacaatatcaattttaataatatcatcaattcaatttaatttcaatttaatttcaatttaactTACTAcaatttccaatattttaatactaataatagtTCCCTTttttatgattattattataccCCTCTTTACTATCTAATGTAAATTTTAATCTCTTATATCTTTAGTTTTTTTGAAAGCTGCCtcctttatatatttaaatctATAGTATTTACTGTATGTTAAAATATGGCTCCATATTGCAGGAATGATGCATGTNNNNNNNNNNNNNNNNNNNNAAGTTATATACAAGTTTAGTAGAAAAGGTTGCCTTTCTCTCCATCCTTCCTTCCtactttctttcttttcccAATCATTTGGTCACGAATCTAAAGAGCTGGAGCTAACATATCCATCAATGGAGATTGAATAAATGTGACACCAGCAACGAATAAGGTACCATTTAATAAAACAGTGAAAGCAGGAGATTCTTTAAATTGTTGAAATCTTGATTTATTACTTGGAACCCCATTATTTGTACCAATAGTGGCTCCTGTTGGGTTCATACCTGGCATACCAAACATTGGTCCTGACATCTTTTGTAGTTATAAGTTCTTGTGTATATTGTATTGGTACTTAGTGTAACTGTGGTAATACGACAActatattttctaaaaaGTAAGATATCGATATCAAGAAGTACTTTTAGTCTAGAAGTAGTAGtctattattaaattcaacGAACTTTTGAGACTATTTCGATATTAAAGTTTCCCTATGTAACCATGTCCCCGTTACCCGGCTTTTACACCAATTACATACAAATGACTGATCACTCTCAGGAATATATACATAAATATACTAAGTAATACTAGCAGTGATGGTAGAAGCATGTAATAgtttgtttatatatatatatatatatattacgTATTCCTTGCTTAGTGTCATAATGTACCTAAAAAAAATCTATAATAACGATGTTTATTTGCTctaccttttttttttgttgttccATCTCCGATTTCGATTTCGGTTAGTTTTCCCCCTCCATTACCCTATAGTTCATATAGGcgtaaataataataatatataatatgacTCTGATTGTTGGTATTTTCTTGTGTTGGTTTCTTCTTCCCTTTTAGCATGCTTTCAACTCTTGTATCTCGTAACGATCCAGCGATAGAGGGACACTAGCACCTGTAGTCCTTGCATTGATACTGTTATTGCTTATAGTTTGGGTTATTGTATCAGCATCACCATCATCTGAGTGGCATGACGATTCATCCTTATTAAtagtgttattattattaatttt
Above is a genomic segment from Naumovozyma dairenensis CBS 421 chromosome 6, complete genome containing:
- the STD1 gene encoding Std1p (similar to Saccharomyces cerevisiae MTH1 (YDR277C) and STD1 (YOR047C); ancestral locus Anc_5.644), giving the protein MFVSPPPATSTVQILQMKHSKRNKSGSNLEQGSHYRNDIENNINSNHLSSIPEENNYYNNASHNGSSSTVESQGYLIQQQQQNQMNLSANSRKNKTNFVSAPPEYADRARLEIRKRLLPSHNKKSIPTNNTTNHNSDNHPRSSISTGTISNNSSIQDNHSLVSDNASSYQSSIFSHPSTVVTETTNDSLPIIPKYVTEITLEDALPKTFYDMYPPEVLMSDPSNLFYNGRPKFTKRELLDWDLNDIRSLLIVEKLRPEWGNQLPTIIATNGMNVPQFRLQLLPLRSMDNFIIKTLVESDLYLEANLDYEFKVTSAKYTVASARKRHEQITGLNEPIMNLSKPEWRNIIENYLLNIAVEAQCRFDFKQRCSEFKKWKLQQSNLKKPDMPPPSLIPRGSSSSAGKGNGINPSSNNLLKKALMKNMQMKNLGNGQEQQPSINKSMEQQNVKISLTKEEKANIWSHCQAQVYQRLGLDWQPDGVLS
- the DBP5 gene encoding ATP-dependent RNA helicase DBP5 (similar to Saccharomyces cerevisiae DBP5 (YOR046C); ancestral locus Anc_5.643) yields the protein MKFQKPSKIQERALPLLLHNPPRNMIAQSQSGTGKTGAFSLTMLSRVDVNEPNVTQAICLAPSRELARQTLEVVQEMGKFTKITSQLIVPDSFERGQKVTAQILVGTPGSLLDLMRKKLIELSKIKIFVLDEADNMLDKQGLGDQCIRVKKFLPKSTQLVLFSATFDDAVRKYARSIVPDADVLELKRNEVNVDAIKQLYMDCKDENHKYEVLCELYGLLTIGSSIIFVAKKQTANLLYGKLRKEGHTVSILHSDLQTSDRDRLIDEFREGKSKVLITTNVLARGIDIPTVSMVVNYDLPTTKTGEPDPATYIHRIGRTGRFGRKGVAISFVHDKKSFSILAAIQKIYDDMEMTRVPTDDVGWKWRSIKLKKLLKD
- the TOM6 gene encoding Tom6p (similar to Saccharomyces cerevisiae TOM6 (YOR045W); ancestral locus Anc_5.641), producing MSGPMFGMPGMNPTGATIGTNNGVPSNKSRFQQFKESPAFTVLLNGTLFVAGVTFIQSPLMDMLAPAL